From one Streptomyces sp. N50 genomic stretch:
- a CDS encoding ATP-binding protein: MSPHTTPSPQLLDVVSPDLAHWLELPAHRSGVRTARHAMGAQLAKWRLPEGVRDDAVLLISELATNGVCHTPSARLLCGVGLVTDRSLRVEVHDHDYTGSDLSRREPCVDDESGRGLFIVQAIADTWGVDRSALTGGKAVWATLSTGY, translated from the coding sequence GTGTCCCCCCACACGACTCCCTCCCCGCAGCTCTTAGACGTCGTCAGCCCGGACCTGGCGCACTGGCTGGAACTTCCCGCGCACCGCTCCGGCGTCCGGACCGCCCGGCACGCCATGGGCGCGCAACTCGCCAAGTGGCGGCTGCCCGAGGGCGTGCGCGACGACGCGGTCCTGCTCATCTCGGAGCTGGCCACCAACGGGGTGTGCCACACACCCAGCGCGAGACTCCTGTGCGGTGTCGGTCTCGTCACCGACCGTAGTCTGCGCGTCGAGGTCCACGACCACGACTACACGGGCAGTGATCTCTCCCGCCGCGAGCCGTGCGTCGACGACGAGAGCGGGCGCGGACTGTTCATCGTGCAGGCCATCGCGGACACTTGGGGGGTCGACCGGTCGGCGCTCACCGGCGGAAAGGCCGTGTGGGCCACACTGTCCACCGGCTACTGA
- a CDS encoding PP2C family protein-serine/threonine phosphatase — protein sequence MIGSELDLRLTGSHVVHALTPGFCDAASVYLLERWVLEENAYPAVDPPQIEARRLAVRVGTEAPESWDGVLPVGEVVVFPRETPYARALASGHSQVLDGVDKHTSERLLASAGGDARRIDDLLETASFLVVPLQLRGATVGFVACTRGPDRDPFLPGEAVAVESLAARASVALDNARRYERERRTALAIRNSLLPDPAQAFHGCRIAHGYLPAGQGNLIGGDWFDVLPRPGGRVGLVVGDAMGHGPESAVAMIQLRTAVRTLARLDMEPAELMRRLDELAYDTPGASFATCIYAEWDARAHSCTLVGAGHPPPLLRGPHGPAIPVTLASAGLPLGLGTGNYEATVLTIDEPALLLLYSDGLVESRHADIDQEIAGLAQALDTAAAEPTPDGGPETFPSLCERLLRAPSATPGADDRTLLLAELTPATT from the coding sequence GTGATCGGCTCGGAGCTCGACCTGCGGCTGACCGGCAGCCATGTCGTGCACGCGCTGACGCCCGGGTTCTGCGACGCGGCGTCGGTGTACCTGCTGGAACGGTGGGTGTTGGAGGAGAACGCGTATCCCGCCGTGGATCCGCCGCAGATAGAGGCGCGCCGGCTGGCGGTGCGGGTGGGCACGGAGGCGCCCGAGAGCTGGGACGGGGTGCTGCCGGTCGGCGAGGTGGTCGTCTTCCCGCGCGAGACCCCGTACGCACGCGCCCTCGCCAGCGGCCACTCGCAGGTCCTCGACGGAGTGGACAAGCACACCTCCGAGCGGCTGCTGGCCTCCGCGGGCGGCGACGCGCGGCGCATAGACGACCTGCTGGAGACGGCGTCCTTCCTCGTCGTCCCGCTCCAACTGCGGGGCGCCACCGTCGGGTTCGTCGCGTGCACGCGCGGCCCGGACCGGGACCCGTTCCTGCCCGGCGAGGCCGTGGCCGTCGAGTCACTGGCGGCGCGGGCGAGCGTCGCCCTGGACAACGCGCGCCGCTACGAACGCGAGCGCCGCACCGCGCTGGCCATCCGCAACAGCCTGCTCCCCGACCCGGCCCAGGCGTTCCACGGCTGCCGCATCGCGCACGGCTATCTCCCGGCCGGCCAGGGCAACCTCATCGGCGGTGACTGGTTCGACGTGCTGCCCCGCCCCGGCGGCCGGGTCGGCCTGGTCGTCGGCGACGCGATGGGCCACGGCCCCGAGTCCGCAGTGGCGATGATCCAGTTGCGTACGGCCGTGCGCACGCTGGCCCGGCTCGACATGGAACCGGCCGAACTCATGCGCAGGCTGGACGAGTTGGCCTACGACACCCCGGGCGCGTCCTTCGCGACCTGTATCTACGCCGAGTGGGACGCCCGGGCGCACTCCTGCACGCTGGTCGGCGCGGGCCACCCGCCGCCGCTGCTGCGCGGCCCGCACGGACCGGCGATACCGGTCACGCTGGCCAGCGCGGGGCTGCCGCTGGGGCTCGGCACGGGCAACTACGAGGCCACGGTGCTGACCATCGACGAACCGGCCCTCCTGCTGTTGTACAGCGACGGGTTGGTCGAGTCGCGGCACGCCGACATCGACCAGGAGATCGCCGGTCTCGCCCAAGCCCTGGACACGGCCGCCGCCGAGCCCACGCCGGACGGCGGACCGGAGACGTTCCCCTCGCTGTGCGAACGGCTGCTGCGCGCCCCGTCCGCGACGCCCGGGGCGGACGACCGCACCCTGCTGCTGGCCGAGTTGACGCCCGCGACCACCTGA
- a CDS encoding SAM-dependent methyltransferase has translation MQDSAGLPQGIDPRKASVARMYDAMLGGEHNFAIDREALAAFTAIDPQVRTLARANRDFLGRAVRFLVASGVRQFIDLGSGIPTQGNVHEVAQAASPGARVVYVDNDPVAVAHSTSLLADNPDADIVDGDIRRPADVLSSPQVRKLIDFEQPVAVLMITILHFVTPAEDPAGIVAAFRDELPDGSWLAMSHATNEDRPDTAAAVGKLYSSRATSPVTARSYDEILGLFDGFDLVTPGLTYVPLWRPDPADEIPENPSEYWVYAGVGAKNA, from the coding sequence GTGCAGGACAGCGCAGGTCTGCCGCAGGGGATCGATCCTCGCAAGGCGAGTGTCGCCCGAATGTACGACGCGATGCTGGGCGGTGAACACAATTTCGCCATAGACCGCGAGGCGCTGGCGGCCTTCACCGCGATCGACCCCCAGGTGCGCACCCTGGCCCGCGCCAACCGCGACTTCCTCGGCCGGGCCGTGCGCTTCCTCGTCGCCTCCGGCGTACGGCAGTTCATCGACCTCGGCTCGGGCATCCCCACCCAGGGCAACGTCCACGAGGTCGCACAGGCCGCGAGCCCCGGAGCCCGCGTGGTCTACGTGGACAACGACCCGGTGGCCGTCGCCCACAGCACCTCTCTCCTCGCCGACAACCCGGACGCGGACATCGTCGACGGCGACATCCGCAGGCCGGCCGACGTCCTGTCCTCCCCGCAGGTACGGAAGTTGATCGACTTCGAGCAGCCTGTCGCCGTCCTGATGATCACGATCCTGCACTTCGTCACACCCGCGGAGGACCCGGCCGGCATCGTCGCCGCCTTCCGTGACGAACTGCCCGACGGCAGCTGGCTGGCGATGAGCCACGCGACGAACGAGGACCGCCCGGACACGGCCGCCGCCGTGGGCAAGTTGTACAGCTCCAGGGCGACTTCACCCGTCACCGCCCGCTCCTACGACGAGATCCTCGGCCTGTTCGACGGCTTCGACCTCGTCACGCCCGGCCTGACCTATGTCCCCCTGTGGCGCCCGGACCCGGCGGACGAGATCCCCGAAAACCCCTCCGAGTACTGGGTCTACGCGGGCGTCGGCGCCAAGAACGCGTAG
- a CDS encoding SigB/SigF/SigG family RNA polymerase sigma factor: protein MAAVTAAEAPATAGRRTTAGEALPVIGEALPLIAEPSKVSPKDARELSRQFFDRLASLEEGTHEHQYVRNTLIEMNLSLVRYAAARFRSRSNNEMEDIVQVGTIGLIKAIDRFELTRQVEFTSFAVPYIVGEIKRFFRDTSWAVHVPRRLQEARVELAKATEELRSRLGRTPTTRELSELMCLTEEEVIEARKASNGYTSSSLDAALSSDAGAEGETVLADVIGSEDPGLELVDDLSSLAPLIAELDERERKIIHMRYVEERTQAEIGEELGVSQMHVSRLISRMLRRLRAGLLDPAVA from the coding sequence ATGGCAGCCGTGACGGCAGCGGAGGCACCGGCCACGGCGGGACGGCGGACGACGGCCGGAGAGGCACTCCCGGTGATCGGGGAGGCTCTTCCGCTGATCGCGGAGCCGTCGAAGGTGAGCCCGAAGGACGCGCGTGAGCTGTCGCGCCAGTTCTTCGACCGGCTGGCCTCGCTGGAGGAGGGCACCCACGAGCACCAGTACGTGCGCAACACCCTGATCGAGATGAACCTCTCCCTCGTGCGCTACGCGGCCGCGCGCTTCCGCAGCCGCAGCAACAACGAGATGGAGGACATCGTCCAGGTCGGCACGATCGGACTCATCAAGGCGATCGACCGGTTCGAGCTCACCCGCCAGGTGGAGTTCACCTCGTTCGCCGTCCCCTACATCGTCGGCGAGATCAAGCGCTTCTTCCGCGACACCAGTTGGGCCGTCCACGTGCCGCGCCGACTGCAGGAGGCCCGCGTCGAGCTGGCCAAGGCGACCGAGGAACTGCGGTCCCGCCTCGGCCGTACGCCGACCACGCGTGAGCTGTCCGAGCTGATGTGCCTGACCGAGGAAGAGGTCATCGAGGCCCGCAAGGCGTCCAACGGCTACACCTCCTCCTCGCTCGACGCCGCGCTCAGCTCCGACGCGGGCGCCGAGGGTGAGACCGTGCTGGCCGATGTCATCGGCTCGGAGGACCCGGGTCTCGAACTGGTCGACGACCTCAGCTCCCTGGCCCCCCTCATCGCCGAACTCGACGAGCGCGAGCGGAAGATCATCCACATGCGCTACGTCGAGGAGCGCACCCAGGCCGAGATCGGCGAGGAACTCGGCGTCTCCCAGATGCACGTGTCCCGGCTCATCAGCCGGATGCTCCGCCGCCTGCGCGCGGGGCTGCTCGACCCTGCGGTCGCCTGA
- a CDS encoding TetR family transcriptional regulator: MTKPPARVPQRSNARSNRERILATARRELGRNPDITLEELARASGVVRRTLFGHFPGREALLEALAEEASEALRAALPTEPAPSGAGAEPAERSYARFVLSMWTVGDRYRLLLALARRDLGVERVTEILSPARGAATAILDRGQRDGVFHTQLPAVVLSAGLEAMAIALLEEVNSGELEDDGTHVAVASLIAAGVPEKQARAVVDELAPGDGAVADG, translated from the coding sequence GTGACCAAGCCCCCGGCCCGAGTCCCCCAGCGAAGCAACGCGCGCTCCAACCGGGAGCGCATCCTGGCCACGGCCCGCCGGGAACTCGGCCGGAACCCCGACATCACCCTGGAAGAACTCGCGCGCGCCTCCGGCGTCGTACGGCGCACGCTGTTCGGTCATTTCCCCGGCCGGGAGGCACTGCTGGAGGCGCTGGCCGAGGAGGCGTCGGAGGCCCTGCGGGCGGCGCTGCCCACCGAACCGGCGCCGTCCGGTGCGGGGGCGGAACCGGCCGAGCGGTCGTACGCGCGCTTCGTGCTGTCGATGTGGACCGTGGGCGACCGCTACCGGCTCCTTCTGGCGCTGGCCCGGCGCGACCTGGGCGTCGAGCGCGTCACCGAGATCCTGTCACCGGCCCGCGGCGCGGCCACCGCCATCCTGGACCGCGGCCAGCGCGACGGCGTCTTCCACACCCAGCTGCCGGCCGTCGTGCTGAGCGCCGGACTCGAAGCCATGGCGATCGCGCTGCTCGAAGAGGTCAACTCCGGGGAGCTGGAGGACGACGGGACCCATGTGGCGGTCGCCTCGCTCATCGCGGCCGGTGTGCCGGAGAAGCAGGCGCGGGCCGTGGTGGACGAACTCGCGCCGGGGGACGGCGCCGTCGCGGACGGCTGA
- a CDS encoding DUF2993 domain-containing protein encodes MHPYDYADTTFAAYEPGDARPPRRNGRPVVIAVGALLALVLVPVAVDRFATARVESRTAEAFQEGMHTPSAPEVHVRGFPVLTQLAAGTLRHVDITAHDIPASDSAGPLPVSELSLRLSELRKSDDDTEALARSAEATALLSYADVSDALGLEISRGTRPDQVRASILLPTGDDITVATTVSVLSGNRIVFKDFQVTGGLLPEVGRVALSRVFERPIQLRNIPQGLHLRSVTTTESGLTARLSGESVTFRSDGGSRTDSVAGDPSYGNA; translated from the coding sequence ATGCACCCGTACGACTACGCCGACACCACGTTCGCCGCGTACGAGCCCGGTGACGCACGCCCGCCCCGGAGGAACGGCCGACCGGTCGTCATCGCCGTCGGCGCGCTGCTGGCACTGGTCCTCGTCCCCGTTGCCGTCGACCGCTTCGCGACGGCGCGGGTGGAGTCCCGTACGGCCGAGGCGTTCCAGGAGGGCATGCACACCCCCTCAGCGCCGGAGGTCCACGTGCGGGGCTTCCCCGTGCTGACGCAGCTGGCCGCAGGCACCCTGCGGCACGTGGACATCACCGCGCACGACATACCGGCGAGCGACAGCGCCGGCCCGCTGCCGGTGAGCGAACTCTCCCTGCGCCTCTCGGAGTTGAGGAAGTCCGACGACGACACGGAGGCGCTGGCCCGCTCGGCGGAGGCGACCGCCCTGTTGTCCTACGCGGACGTGTCCGACGCCCTGGGGCTGGAGATCTCCCGGGGCACCCGTCCCGACCAGGTCCGCGCGAGCATCCTGCTGCCCACCGGCGACGACATCACCGTGGCGACGACCGTCTCGGTGCTGTCCGGCAACCGCATCGTCTTCAAGGACTTCCAGGTCACGGGCGGTCTGCTCCCCGAGGTGGGGCGCGTCGCGCTCAGCAGGGTCTTCGAGCGGCCCATCCAGCTGCGCAACATCCCTCAGGGCCTGCACCTGCGGTCCGTCACCACGACGGAGAGCGGGCTGACCGCCCGGCTGTCGGGCGAGTCGGTCACCTTCAGGTCCGACGGCGGCTCCCGTACCGATTCAGTGGCGGGCGACCCGTCGTACGGGAACGCCTGA
- a CDS encoding TetR/AcrR family transcriptional regulator, producing the protein MTGRSSAKARATRARILEAARRELGRDPDSSLGDIAEAAGVARRTLYEHFAGRAALVQGLAADAGEAVRRASAVARAPTPDAVTALARVVLTLWPVGDRYRMLIALAHRDLGPDRVGALLGPARDAVTGILARGQRQGVFHATVPPGPLGRALEAHVLALLDSVNSGLWTDDGTAATTSALIAMGVGPDLAATTIHRLRPSP; encoded by the coding sequence GTGACCGGCCGCAGCAGCGCCAAGGCGCGCGCCACCCGCGCCCGCATCCTGGAAGCGGCCCGGCGGGAACTGGGCCGCGACCCCGACAGCAGCCTCGGGGACATCGCGGAGGCGGCCGGCGTCGCGCGGCGCACCCTCTACGAGCACTTCGCCGGTCGGGCCGCGCTCGTCCAGGGCCTGGCGGCGGACGCCGGGGAGGCGGTACGGCGTGCGAGTGCCGTCGCCCGGGCGCCGACGCCGGACGCCGTGACCGCCCTGGCCCGCGTCGTCCTCACGCTCTGGCCGGTCGGCGACCGCTACCGCATGCTCATCGCCCTCGCCCACCGCGACCTCGGCCCAGACCGGGTCGGCGCGCTGCTCGGCCCGGCCCGTGACGCGGTCACCGGGATCCTCGCCCGCGGTCAGCGGCAGGGCGTCTTCCACGCCACCGTCCCGCCGGGCCCGCTCGGCAGAGCCCTTGAGGCACATGTGCTGGCGCTGCTGGACAGCGTCAACTCCGGCCTCTGGACCGACGACGGCACAGCCGCCACCACCTCGGCCCTGATCGCCATGGGCGTCGGACCCGACCTCGCGGCCACCACGATTCACCGCCTGCGACCGTCCCCTTGA
- a CDS encoding MFS transporter, translating to MPLFVTTPVDKMTGPYTRRRPALIVLCLSLLIVVMANTSLIVAAPDMTTDLGLSSSDLQWVIDGYTVPYAALMLVLGAIGDKYSRRGALLTGLVIFAGGSVMGSLVHETGLVIAARAVMGVGAAVVMPATLSLLVAIFPKRERARAITAWTATSGLAIAVGPLVAGWLLEDHAWGSTFLINVPIALAAVVGALVLVPPSKAEGMGRIDYVGGLLSIVSVGSLVYAIIEGPHFGWGAGPITAAVVAAVGLPAFVAWELRHPHPMLDVRKFAQRSFSGSMTAVLFFFFGTFGAIYYATQFLQFVLGYDALETGVRLLPLAGAVFLGAVVTGRLTPKLGMKPMVVTGMVLGTVGVLLLTQVDKASTYGDFLPTMMLLGFAIGLSVSPATDTIMGSFPENELGVGGGANDTALELGGSLGIAILGSLLGTTYKDKLTDLVGGHLPAAALDTAKDSVGGGLAVAQQIAKTPSAGPQQAQALVDAVHEAFAHGVAQTSLVGGIIMAAGTLIVLAVLPGRRATNAPESKETETATETGREQEHADSV from the coding sequence ATGCCGCTCTTCGTCACCACCCCCGTCGACAAGATGACCGGGCCGTACACACGGCGCCGGCCCGCCCTGATCGTGCTCTGTCTGAGCCTGCTGATCGTCGTCATGGCGAACACCTCGCTGATCGTGGCCGCCCCCGACATGACCACGGACCTGGGCCTGAGCAGCAGTGATCTGCAGTGGGTCATCGACGGCTACACCGTCCCGTACGCCGCGCTGATGCTCGTGCTGGGCGCGATCGGCGACAAGTACAGCCGTCGTGGCGCGCTCCTCACCGGCCTGGTGATCTTCGCCGGGGGATCGGTGATGGGCAGCCTGGTCCACGAGACCGGGCTGGTCATCGCGGCCCGCGCGGTCATGGGTGTGGGCGCGGCGGTGGTCATGCCGGCCACGCTCTCCCTGCTGGTCGCGATCTTCCCGAAGCGCGAGCGGGCGCGGGCCATCACGGCCTGGACCGCCACCTCGGGCCTGGCCATCGCCGTCGGCCCGCTGGTCGCGGGCTGGCTGCTGGAGGACCACGCCTGGGGTTCGACGTTCCTGATCAACGTGCCCATCGCCCTCGCCGCGGTCGTCGGCGCCCTCGTCCTCGTCCCGCCGTCCAAGGCGGAGGGGATGGGCCGCATCGACTATGTGGGCGGTCTGCTCTCGATCGTCTCGGTCGGCAGCCTGGTCTACGCGATCATCGAGGGCCCGCACTTCGGCTGGGGCGCGGGTCCGATCACCGCGGCCGTCGTCGCCGCCGTCGGTCTGCCCGCCTTCGTGGCCTGGGAGTTGCGCCACCCGCACCCCATGCTCGACGTCCGGAAGTTCGCACAGCGGTCCTTCAGCGGCTCGATGACGGCGGTGCTGTTCTTCTTCTTCGGCACGTTCGGCGCGATCTACTACGCCACGCAGTTCCTCCAATTCGTCCTCGGCTACGACGCGTTGGAGACGGGCGTACGACTGCTGCCGCTGGCCGGTGCCGTGTTCCTCGGCGCCGTGGTCACCGGGCGGCTGACTCCCAAGCTGGGCATGAAGCCGATGGTCGTGACCGGCATGGTGCTCGGCACCGTCGGCGTCCTCCTGCTCACCCAGGTCGACAAGGCCTCCACCTACGGCGACTTCCTGCCCACGATGATGCTGCTCGGCTTCGCGATCGGGCTGAGCGTCTCCCCGGCCACGGACACGATCATGGGCTCCTTCCCGGAGAACGAGCTCGGGGTCGGCGGCGGCGCCAACGACACCGCGCTGGAACTGGGCGGCTCCCTCGGTATCGCCATCCTCGGCTCGCTGCTGGGCACCACCTACAAGGACAAGCTGACCGACCTGGTCGGCGGCCACCTCCCCGCCGCCGCGCTGGACACCGCCAAGGACTCGGTCGGCGGCGGCCTGGCGGTCGCCCAGCAGATCGCGAAGACGCCCTCCGCCGGACCGCAGCAGGCACAGGCCCTGGTCGACGCCGTGCACGAGGCCTTCGCCCACGGTGTCGCCCAGACCAGCCTCGTCGGCGGGATCATCATGGCCGCCGGCACGCTGATCGTCCTCGCGGTACTGCCGGGCCGCCGAGCCACCAACGCGCCCGAGTCGAAGGAGACGGAGACGGCGACGGAGACCGGTCGCGAGCAGGAACACGCCGACTCCGTCTGA
- a CDS encoding amidohydrolase family protein, whose amino-acid sequence MSTPFRIDVHQHLLPPAYRKLMDRHDLTAGGWPTPAWDAESALAMMDRRSIATGILSISSPGTHFGDDTESRAITRTVNEYSAELAKDHPDRFGFFASVPLPDVDGALAETAYALDELRADGVVLMSNVHGRYLGDKEFEPLWAELDARAAVVFVHPTAPPIPMLEGMPSPLLDFPFDTTRTAVHMTLNGVMSRHTRMKVILSHAGGFLPYAAWRFTAGAQFNPGTTPLGILTDLQRFYFDTALSSTPAALPSLLAFAAPGHILYGSDFPFAPEESGTLLDSLLDGYDGYEPGRLDAINSGSAKELFKNRYGRGDEMAAR is encoded by the coding sequence ATGTCCACCCCGTTCCGCATCGACGTCCACCAGCACCTTCTCCCGCCCGCCTACCGGAAGTTGATGGACCGTCACGATCTGACGGCCGGCGGCTGGCCCACGCCGGCGTGGGACGCGGAGAGCGCGCTCGCGATGATGGACCGCCGGTCCATAGCCACCGGCATCCTCTCGATCAGCTCACCGGGCACCCACTTCGGCGACGACACGGAGTCCCGCGCGATCACCCGAACCGTCAACGAATACAGCGCGGAACTGGCCAAGGACCACCCCGACCGCTTCGGTTTCTTCGCCAGCGTGCCCCTGCCCGACGTGGACGGCGCGCTCGCCGAGACGGCGTACGCACTGGACGAACTGCGCGCGGACGGCGTGGTGTTGATGTCCAACGTCCACGGCCGCTACCTCGGCGACAAGGAATTCGAGCCGCTCTGGGCCGAGTTGGACGCCCGTGCCGCCGTGGTCTTCGTCCACCCCACCGCACCGCCGATACCCATGCTCGAGGGCATGCCCAGTCCCCTGCTGGACTTCCCCTTCGACACCACCCGCACCGCGGTGCACATGACGCTCAACGGCGTGATGAGCCGGCACACCCGGATGAAGGTGATCCTCTCCCACGCGGGCGGCTTCCTGCCGTACGCCGCCTGGCGGTTCACCGCCGGCGCCCAGTTCAACCCCGGCACCACCCCCCTCGGCATCCTCACCGACCTCCAGCGCTTCTACTTCGACACCGCGCTGTCCTCCACCCCTGCCGCCCTGCCCTCCTTGCTGGCCTTCGCCGCACCCGGACACATCCTCTACGGCAGCGACTTCCCCTTCGCCCCCGAGGAGAGCGGCACTCTCCTCGACTCCCTCCTCGACGGCTACGACGGCTACGAGCCCGGCCGGCTCGACGCGATCAACTCCGGGAGCGCGAAGGAACTCTTCAAGAACCGGTACGGCAGAGGCGACGAAATGGCCGCCCGATGA
- a CDS encoding bifunctional 3-(3-hydroxy-phenyl)propionate/3-hydroxycinnamic acid hydroxylase, with translation MNGVRARAGDGVYDVAVIGYGPTGVTAANLLGALGLRVVVLERDAEIFTRARAISTDEEVVRIWQRVGLAERLKLDMLPERPVDFVDARGRPFLTAHPTPRGHGHPPQMFIYQPALERVLRDGVDRYPNVDILLRHECLRVQQGTDSVELTVLATADDSVRRLRASYVIAADGGSSLTRAQLNVGYEGRTYEDRWVVIDTEMLKPWPDHDRLRFRCDPARPAVDCPTPLGHHRWEFPILPGDDERRLTTDDAVYDLVSRYGIGRDNVKVLRATVYSHHVRFAARFRVGRVFLAGDAAHAMPPWIGQGMAAGVRDAANLCWKLAAVLRGELPDTALDSYEAERKPHVKEVTRRAVFVGRIITERRPAAARLRDAVLRPLNRIRGFGKWLQDSNWIPVAHYADGLQARPRTKASGHQLPQPWVTGPDGERVRLDDVLGGRWLLLHAGAPTPQPAWVRPGVPSLTVTPAGSRPAEGTLVDSDGVLLPWLTRHRAATLALRPDAYVYAAARTGAQLPPPPAGFTPVRCTTASTTQ, from the coding sequence ATGAACGGAGTTCGAGCCCGCGCCGGGGACGGCGTCTACGACGTGGCGGTGATCGGCTACGGCCCCACGGGAGTCACCGCCGCGAACCTCCTGGGTGCGCTGGGCCTGCGGGTCGTCGTGCTGGAGCGCGACGCCGAGATCTTCACCCGGGCCCGGGCCATCTCCACCGACGAGGAGGTCGTCCGTATCTGGCAGCGCGTCGGCCTGGCGGAACGGCTCAAGCTCGACATGCTCCCCGAACGCCCCGTCGACTTCGTGGACGCCCGCGGCCGTCCCTTCCTCACCGCGCACCCGACCCCGCGCGGCCACGGCCACCCACCGCAGATGTTCATCTACCAGCCCGCCCTGGAACGCGTCCTGCGCGACGGCGTCGACCGCTACCCGAACGTGGATATCCTGCTCCGCCACGAGTGCCTGCGGGTCCAACAGGGGACGGACAGTGTGGAGTTGACGGTGCTCGCCACCGCCGACGACTCCGTACGACGCCTGCGCGCCTCCTACGTCATCGCCGCCGACGGCGGTTCCAGCCTCACCCGCGCGCAGCTCAACGTGGGCTACGAGGGACGGACGTACGAGGACCGCTGGGTCGTCATCGACACCGAGATGCTCAAGCCGTGGCCGGACCACGACCGGCTGCGCTTCCGCTGCGATCCGGCCCGGCCCGCCGTGGACTGCCCGACACCGCTGGGCCATCACCGCTGGGAGTTCCCGATCCTCCCGGGCGACGACGAACGCCGGCTGACCACCGACGACGCGGTGTACGACCTGGTGTCCCGCTACGGGATCGGCCGGGACAACGTCAAGGTCCTGCGGGCCACCGTCTACAGCCACCATGTGCGCTTCGCCGCCCGCTTCCGCGTGGGCCGCGTCTTCCTCGCCGGTGACGCCGCCCACGCGATGCCCCCATGGATCGGCCAGGGCATGGCCGCAGGCGTACGCGACGCGGCCAACCTTTGCTGGAAACTGGCCGCCGTACTGCGCGGCGAACTGCCCGACACGGCCCTCGACTCCTACGAGGCCGAACGCAAGCCGCACGTCAAGGAGGTGACCCGGCGGGCGGTCTTCGTCGGCCGGATCATCACCGAACGGCGGCCCGCGGCAGCCCGGTTGCGCGACGCGGTCCTGCGCCCGCTCAACCGGATACGGGGCTTCGGCAAGTGGCTTCAGGACTCCAACTGGATACCCGTCGCCCACTACGCCGACGGACTCCAGGCCCGCCCGCGCACCAAGGCATCGGGGCATCAGCTTCCGCAGCCCTGGGTGACCGGACCGGACGGGGAGCGCGTCCGCCTGGACGACGTACTCGGCGGCCGCTGGCTGCTCCTGCACGCCGGAGCGCCCACGCCCCAACCCGCCTGGGTTCGCCCGGGCGTTCCCTCGCTGACCGTCACGCCCGCCGGATCCCGTCCCGCCGAGGGCACCCTCGTCGACAGCGACGGCGTGCTGCTGCCGTGGCTGACCAGGCACCGGGCGGCCACGCTCGCCCTGCGCCCGGACGCGTACGTCTACGCCGCCGCCCGCACCGGGGCCCAACTCCCGCCGCCACCAGCAGGATTCACCCCGGTGCGGTGCACGACCGCCTCGACCACGCAGTGA